In Coprobacter tertius, the following proteins share a genomic window:
- a CDS encoding DUF4835 family protein yields the protein MRRFLIIICFLLGVVTWPVLSQELKCTVQINSDKIQGTNKQVFNTLQQAITEYINNRKWSEAQISNSEMIECSMVITVNEVNDNRYKCNLQIQAKRPVYNASYTTTTMNFKDNEFEFNYQEFEPLIYNENTIESNLTAVLDFYCYMILGIDFDSFSPKGGDYFYQKAEHVVNMGQSSMESGWKAFDNTRNRHALVTAFTDQRTAVFRELWYMYHRQGLDEMALSVDKGRAKITEAVKKIQDLYSAASTTVLLPFFSDTKLDELVNIYSKAPKEEKEEVYKVLSGIYPTQGARLQEIRKEK from the coding sequence ATGCGACGATTTTTAATTATTATCTGTTTTTTATTAGGGGTGGTAACATGGCCTGTTCTTTCTCAGGAACTGAAATGCACTGTTCAGATCAACAGTGATAAGATTCAGGGAACTAATAAACAGGTTTTTAATACGTTGCAGCAGGCTATTACCGAGTATATCAATAATCGTAAATGGAGTGAAGCGCAGATATCCAATTCGGAGATGATCGAATGTAGTATGGTAATTACGGTGAATGAAGTAAATGATAACCGGTATAAATGTAACTTGCAAATACAGGCTAAAAGGCCGGTTTATAATGCTTCTTACACGACTACTACAATGAATTTTAAAGACAACGAGTTTGAATTCAATTATCAGGAGTTCGAGCCGTTGATATATAATGAAAATACGATTGAAAGCAATTTGACGGCTGTTCTCGATTTTTATTGTTATATGATTTTGGGTATCGATTTCGATAGTTTTTCGCCAAAAGGTGGAGATTATTTTTACCAAAAAGCCGAACATGTGGTAAATATGGGACAGTCTTCGATGGAGTCGGGATGGAAAGCATTTGATAATACCCGAAACCGGCATGCTTTAGTTACGGCGTTTACCGATCAGAGAACGGCTGTATTCAGAGAACTTTGGTATATGTATCACAGGCAGGGATTAGATGAGATGGCTTTAAGCGTGGATAAGGGACGAGCTAAAATAACTGAAGCCGTAAAAAAAATACAAGACCTTTATAGTGCTGCCTCCACTACGGTATTATTGCCTTTCTTCAGTGATACGAAACTCGATGAGTTGGTAAATATTTATTCGAAAGCACCAAAAGAGGAGAAAGAAGAAGTATATAAAGTTCTTAGCGGTATATATCCTACACAAGGAGCCCGTTTGCAGGAAATAAGAAAAGAAAAATAA
- the dnaN gene encoding DNA polymerase III subunit beta — protein MKFIVSSTALLSHLQAISRVINSKNSMAILDNFLFRLEGNKLTMTASDQETTMVTDLEVIEAEGDGLFAVSAKILLEPLKELPDQPLTFEINDENLEIFLYFQNGKYNFIGVNGEEYPQKQPLSSDAKTFTISSQILLNGINRTIFATADDELRPIMNGICIDIHPEDIVFVASDSHKLVRCKNDAVHAGLTASFILPKKPANLLKSILPKESGDVTITFDDKNACFTLSNFILNCRLIEGRYPNYASVIPQNNPNRLIVDRAQFMNVLRRVSVFSNQASNLVKLQLQDNQMQVSAQDIDFSTSAEETVSCNYTGDAMGIGFKSTYLIEILNNISSQEVSIELSDPSRAGLILPIENQPNEDLLMLLMPMMLTDF, from the coding sequence TTCCTTTTTCGTCTCGAAGGAAATAAACTTACGATGACTGCATCCGATCAGGAAACGACTATGGTAACCGATCTCGAGGTTATTGAAGCAGAGGGAGACGGTTTGTTTGCTGTTTCGGCAAAGATTTTACTCGAGCCTTTGAAAGAATTGCCCGATCAACCGTTGACTTTTGAAATAAACGATGAAAATCTGGAGATCTTCCTATATTTCCAGAACGGAAAATACAATTTTATCGGGGTAAATGGAGAAGAGTATCCACAAAAACAACCTCTTTCTTCCGATGCTAAAACATTTACAATCAGTTCTCAGATTTTATTAAACGGTATCAATCGCACGATTTTTGCTACTGCCGACGATGAGTTACGCCCTATTATGAACGGTATCTGTATCGATATTCACCCTGAAGATATTGTTTTTGTAGCCTCGGATAGTCATAAGCTGGTACGTTGTAAAAATGATGCGGTGCATGCAGGGCTTACGGCTTCATTTATTTTGCCTAAAAAACCGGCGAATTTATTGAAAAGTATTCTTCCGAAAGAGTCTGGCGATGTAACGATAACTTTTGATGATAAAAACGCATGCTTCACGCTTTCTAACTTTATTCTGAATTGTCGTTTGATAGAGGGTCGTTATCCTAATTATGCATCGGTAATTCCTCAGAATAATCCCAATCGTCTTATTGTGGACCGGGCCCAGTTCATGAATGTTCTCCGTCGTGTTTCGGTGTTCTCCAATCAGGCCAGCAATTTAGTTAAGCTTCAGTTACAGGATAATCAGATGCAGGTCTCGGCTCAGGATATCGATTTTTCAACTTCGGCAGAAGAAACCGTTTCTTGCAATTATACCGGTGATGCGATGGGAATAGGATTTAAATCTACCTATCTGATCGAAATACTCAACAATATCTCGTCACAAGAGGTTTCTATCGAGTTATCCGACCCTTCACGTGCCGGATTGATATTGCCGATCGAGAATCAGCCCAATGAAGATTTGCTGATGTTGTTGATGCCTATGATGCTTACCGATTTTTAA
- the coaBC gene encoding bifunctional phosphopantothenoylcysteine decarboxylase/phosphopantothenate--cysteine ligase CoaBC — protein MKGKKIVLGITGSIAAYKAAYLVRALVKKGAEVQVVMTPAGKEFITPVTLSALTGKPVISEFFTANDGTWHSHVDLGLWADAMVIAPATASTIGKMANGIADNMLITTYLSSKAPVFVAPAMDLDMFAHPSTRRNIDLLKSYGNHIIEPAEGELASHLCGKGRMEEPDRIVTVLEDFFSKKKSLTGEKIVITAGPTYEKIDPVRFIGNYSSGKMGFALAEECAERGAEVTLIAGPVSLNSHNSSIRRVDVETAEEMFRETVEAFKNASVGIMCAAVADFTPASTADVKIKRTGEELSIALKPTRDIAAALGEIKKPEQKLIGFALETHNEVFNAQEKMRRKNLDFIVLNSLQDKGAGFRCDTNKITIFGIDGEKREYEMKSKAAVAADIIDFLEAIMH, from the coding sequence ATGAAAGGGAAAAAAATCGTGTTGGGTATAACCGGAAGCATAGCAGCTTATAAAGCGGCTTATCTTGTGCGTGCTTTGGTAAAAAAAGGGGCCGAAGTGCAGGTGGTTATGACACCTGCAGGAAAAGAATTTATCACGCCGGTAACGTTATCGGCTCTTACGGGGAAACCTGTAATCAGTGAATTTTTTACGGCTAATGACGGAACTTGGCATAGTCATGTCGATTTGGGTTTATGGGCCGATGCAATGGTCATTGCTCCGGCAACGGCCAGTACGATAGGAAAGATGGCGAATGGTATCGCCGATAATATGCTTATAACGACTTATCTGTCGAGTAAAGCCCCGGTATTTGTAGCTCCTGCGATGGACCTCGATATGTTTGCTCATCCTTCTACACGGCGGAATATCGACTTGTTGAAATCGTATGGAAATCATATTATCGAACCAGCAGAAGGTGAATTAGCCAGTCATTTGTGCGGCAAGGGCCGTATGGAAGAACCGGATCGTATCGTAACTGTACTTGAAGATTTTTTTTCGAAAAAAAAATCGCTTACAGGTGAAAAAATTGTAATAACAGCTGGTCCTACATACGAGAAAATAGATCCTGTACGTTTTATAGGTAATTATTCTTCGGGAAAGATGGGTTTTGCTCTTGCCGAAGAATGTGCCGAAAGAGGAGCGGAGGTTACGCTAATAGCGGGTCCGGTTTCTTTGAACTCCCATAATTCTTCGATTCGACGTGTCGATGTGGAAACGGCTGAAGAAATGTTTCGGGAAACAGTGGAAGCGTTTAAAAATGCATCGGTAGGAATTATGTGTGCTGCAGTAGCAGACTTTACACCTGCATCGACAGCGGATGTTAAAATAAAGCGGACTGGAGAGGAGTTGTCCATTGCATTGAAGCCTACCCGCGATATTGCTGCTGCTTTGGGTGAAATAAAGAAACCTGAACAAAAATTGATCGGTTTTGCATTGGAGACACACAACGAGGTATTTAATGCGCAGGAAAAAATGCGTAGGAAAAATCTCGATTTTATCGTCCTCAATTCATTACAGGATAAAGGAGCCGGTTTCAGGTGCGATACCAATAAGATAACGATTTTCGGTATCGATGGAGAAAAACGGGAGTATGAAATGAAATCGAAAGCTGCGGTAGCGGCAGATATCATAGATTTTCTCGAAGCGATAATGCATTGA
- a CDS encoding 3'-5' exonuclease — protein sequence MQLNLKNPIVFFDLETTGVNIATDHIVEISYLKVYPNGKEESKTLRINPGVPIPPESTAVHRISDEDVADCPTFKEVAKNIAKDIEGCDLAGFNSNRFDIPLLVEELLRAGVDIDLSKRKLIDVQTIFHKMEQRTLSAAYKFYCNQSLENAHTAEADTRATYEVLKSQLDRYPDLENDMGKLAEFSTHNKNADFAGRIVYDDNGVEIFNFGKYKGRSVAEVFKTDIGYYGWMMQGDFTLNTKNVITNIKLRELKK from the coding sequence ATGCAGCTTAACCTGAAAAATCCGATCGTTTTTTTCGATCTGGAAACGACGGGTGTGAATATCGCAACGGATCACATCGTCGAGATAAGTTATCTTAAAGTATATCCTAACGGGAAAGAGGAGAGTAAAACTTTACGAATTAATCCGGGAGTGCCTATTCCCCCCGAATCGACAGCCGTACACAGGATATCCGACGAAGATGTCGCAGATTGTCCCACGTTTAAGGAAGTCGCTAAGAATATCGCTAAGGATATAGAGGGATGCGATCTTGCCGGTTTTAATTCGAATCGTTTCGATATTCCTTTATTGGTTGAGGAGCTTTTGAGGGCCGGTGTAGATATCGACCTTTCGAAGCGGAAACTGATCGATGTACAGACTATCTTCCATAAGATGGAACAGCGTACTTTATCGGCGGCTTATAAGTTTTATTGTAACCAAAGCCTCGAAAATGCTCATACGGCAGAAGCCGATACACGAGCGACTTATGAAGTTTTAAAGTCACAGCTCGATCGGTATCCCGATTTGGAGAATGATATGGGAAAACTTGCCGAATTTTCGACTCATAATAAAAATGCAGATTTTGCCGGTCGTATCGTTTATGATGATAATGGGGTAGAAATTTTTAATTTCGGTAAATACAAAGGCCGTTCTGTCGCTGAGGTATTTAAAACCGATATCGGGTATTACGGTTGGATGATGCAGGGTGATTTTACGTTGAATACGAAAAACGTAATTACGAATATAAAATTAAGGGAATTAAAAAAATAA